From the genome of Bradyrhizobium elkanii USDA 76, one region includes:
- a CDS encoding SDR family NAD(P)-dependent oxidoreductase, translating into MYLEKFRLGGKTAIITGAGQGIGLACAEALAEAGAKVIIGDRDAKVANDASAALKAKGFDADIALMDVTDSGRVSAVADELVRKYGTVDILVNNAGIARSETPAETVTDEHWLNVIDVNLNGTFWCCRAFGNHMLKAKSGTIVNVGSMSGFIVNKPQEQCFYNASKAAVHHLTKSLAAEWGARGVRVNAVAPTYIETPLNAFVKNSPKMYDAWIGGTPMARMGQVDEIASVVLFLASDAASLMTGSIVLVDGGYTCW; encoded by the coding sequence ATGTATCTCGAAAAATTCAGGCTCGGCGGCAAGACCGCCATCATCACCGGCGCCGGTCAGGGCATCGGGCTCGCCTGCGCCGAAGCGCTCGCCGAAGCCGGCGCCAAGGTCATCATCGGCGACCGCGACGCCAAGGTCGCCAATGACGCGTCAGCTGCGCTGAAGGCCAAGGGCTTCGACGCCGACATCGCGCTGATGGACGTGACGGATTCCGGCCGCGTCTCCGCGGTCGCCGACGAGCTGGTGCGCAAGTACGGCACGGTCGACATCCTCGTCAACAATGCCGGCATCGCGCGCAGCGAGACGCCGGCGGAAACGGTGACCGACGAGCACTGGCTCAACGTCATCGACGTCAACCTGAACGGCACCTTCTGGTGCTGCCGCGCCTTCGGCAATCACATGCTGAAGGCAAAGTCCGGTACCATCGTCAATGTCGGCTCGATGTCCGGCTTCATCGTCAACAAGCCGCAGGAACAATGCTTCTACAACGCCTCCAAGGCCGCGGTGCATCACCTGACGAAATCGCTCGCGGCCGAATGGGGCGCGCGCGGGGTTCGCGTCAACGCCGTGGCGCCGACCTATATCGAGACGCCGCTGAACGCCTTCGTGAAGAACAGCCCCAAAATGTACGACGCCTGGATCGGCGGAACCCCGATGGCGCGGATGGGGCAGGTCGACGAGATCGCCTCCGTCGTCTTGTTCCTGGCCTCCGACGCCGCGAGCCTGATGACCGGAAGCATCGTTCTGGTCGATGGCGGCTACACTTGCTGGTAG
- a CDS encoding pyrroloquinoline quinone-dependent dehydrogenase: MYVKGLAAFAAALGVGLLSGAAIAQEVKQEKQSVLGNANVSPVTQEQLNAADKSTRDFLLTNGNYAQTRFYPGKQISRDNVKDLHVAWIFQTDVKESLETSPIVVDGVMFVTTSFSHVYALDAKTGQQLWHYAHKMGPITVYCCGPNNRGVQVLGDRVYLATLDSKLMALNAKTGEVVWTTNIADPELGYSETMAPTVVKDKVLIGTNGGEYGIRGFVRAYDAKTGKQLWNFHTIPENSVGVWATKDATGRDMHRNIQAEKDMLAKIGDPYAKLGGGVWQNPSVDLATNRIYFVVGNPSPDLDGSNRPGDNLYTNSLVSLDLDTGKYVCHFQYIAHDVWDLDAVSPTVLVNVKDKSGKTIPGVIHAGKTGHIYVHDRKDCSLIRFSEAMVPQENMWVLPTKEGARMLPGANGGVEWSPIATDPGQELAYAINLHQPMTYHVESSAYPNGKLWLGGAFKVIPGEKQAGNITAVNYNNGKIKWQVNTPEPMIGGILATAGGLVFTGEGNGKFAAYNSSNGKELWSFRAGAGVNAPPSSYMVGGKQYVVVGAGGNTQLDYKRGNNIIAFTLD, translated from the coding sequence ATGTATGTGAAAGGGCTTGCGGCATTCGCCGCCGCGCTCGGCGTTGGCCTGTTGTCGGGCGCCGCCATCGCGCAGGAAGTCAAGCAGGAGAAGCAGTCGGTCCTCGGTAACGCCAATGTTTCTCCGGTGACCCAGGAGCAGCTCAACGCCGCCGACAAGAGCACCAGGGATTTCCTCCTCACCAACGGCAACTACGCCCAGACGCGATTCTATCCGGGTAAGCAGATCAGCCGGGACAATGTGAAGGACCTGCACGTCGCATGGATCTTCCAGACCGACGTCAAGGAATCGCTTGAGACATCACCGATCGTCGTCGACGGCGTGATGTTCGTCACGACGTCGTTCAGCCATGTCTATGCACTCGACGCCAAGACCGGTCAGCAGCTTTGGCACTATGCCCACAAGATGGGCCCGATTACGGTTTATTGCTGCGGTCCCAACAATCGCGGCGTGCAGGTGCTCGGCGACCGGGTCTATCTGGCGACGCTCGATTCCAAGCTGATGGCACTGAATGCCAAGACCGGCGAGGTGGTCTGGACCACCAACATCGCCGATCCAGAGCTCGGCTACAGCGAGACGATGGCGCCGACCGTGGTGAAGGACAAGGTCCTGATCGGAACCAATGGCGGCGAATACGGCATCCGCGGCTTCGTGCGCGCCTACGACGCCAAGACCGGCAAGCAGCTCTGGAATTTCCACACCATTCCGGAGAATTCCGTTGGTGTCTGGGCGACCAAGGATGCCACCGGCCGCGACATGCATCGCAATATCCAGGCCGAGAAGGACATGCTCGCCAAGATCGGCGATCCCTATGCCAAGCTCGGTGGCGGCGTGTGGCAGAACCCGTCGGTCGATCTCGCGACCAACCGGATCTACTTCGTCGTCGGCAACCCGTCGCCCGACCTCGACGGCTCGAACCGGCCCGGCGACAACCTCTACACCAACTCGCTGGTCTCGCTCGATCTCGACACCGGCAAGTATGTCTGTCACTTCCAGTACATCGCCCATGACGTCTGGGACCTCGACGCGGTCAGCCCGACGGTGCTGGTCAACGTCAAGGACAAGAGCGGCAAGACGATTCCCGGCGTCATTCATGCCGGCAAGACCGGGCACATCTATGTGCACGATCGCAAGGACTGCAGCCTGATCCGCTTCTCCGAGGCGATGGTGCCGCAGGAGAACATGTGGGTGCTGCCGACCAAGGAAGGTGCGCGTATGCTGCCCGGCGCCAATGGCGGCGTCGAATGGTCGCCGATCGCGACCGATCCGGGACAGGAGCTGGCCTACGCCATCAACCTGCACCAGCCGATGACCTACCACGTCGAGAGCTCGGCCTATCCGAACGGCAAGCTGTGGCTGGGCGGCGCCTTCAAGGTGATCCCGGGCGAGAAGCAGGCGGGCAACATCACCGCAGTGAACTACAACAACGGCAAGATCAAATGGCAGGTCAACACGCCCGAGCCGATGATCGGCGGCATCCTCGCCACCGCCGGCGGCCTGGTCTTCACCGGTGAAGGAAACGGCAAGTTCGCGGCCTACAATTCGTCGAACGGCAAGGAGCTGTGGAGCTTCCGGGCCGGCGCCGGTGTCAACGCGCCGCCGTCGAGCTACATGGTCGGCGGCAAGCAATATGTCGTGGTCGGCGCGGGCGGTAACACCCAGCTCGACTACAAGCGTGGCAACAACATCATCGCCTTCACGCTC
- a CDS encoding carbohydrate kinase family protein, whose amino-acid sequence MLLSCGDALIDFLPSKTADGREALTPAVGGSCLNIAIGSARLDVPTGFVGGISTDTFGRMIADHAAESGVDLSRATRSNRQATLAFARVTGTETQYAFYDADTASRNWTYRRDAVALDGITCLHTGSTTLVHDKGAAETLALIEDARPNVTISLDPNCRPNLVRDEDAYRARMLAFCGKADIVKMSDVDFAYLFGDEAYAARAEALMSGGASLVVITRGNDGACAWHRKTGPIAAEAPVVNVVDTIGAGDSFQAALLAALHRLGRIARPRLGDVSAAELTRALSFACKCAAFTCTRPGADPPRSRELPADYW is encoded by the coding sequence ATGCTGCTGAGTTGCGGAGATGCGCTGATCGATTTCCTGCCGTCGAAGACGGCGGATGGACGCGAGGCCCTGACGCCCGCGGTCGGCGGTTCCTGCCTCAACATCGCGATCGGCAGCGCGCGGCTCGATGTTCCGACCGGCTTTGTCGGCGGCATCTCGACCGACACCTTCGGCAGGATGATCGCCGATCATGCCGCAGAGTCCGGCGTCGATCTTAGCCGCGCCACGCGCAGCAATCGCCAGGCCACGCTGGCCTTTGCGCGCGTCACCGGCACCGAGACGCAATACGCCTTCTACGACGCCGACACCGCATCGCGGAACTGGACCTACCGACGCGATGCGGTCGCGCTTGACGGCATCACCTGCCTCCACACCGGCTCGACCACGCTAGTCCATGACAAGGGTGCGGCGGAGACGCTGGCCTTGATCGAGGATGCGCGGCCGAACGTGACGATCTCGCTCGATCCGAACTGCCGGCCGAATCTCGTCAGGGACGAGGACGCTTATCGCGCGCGCATGCTGGCGTTCTGCGGCAAGGCCGACATCGTGAAAATGTCCGACGTCGACTTCGCTTATCTGTTCGGCGACGAGGCCTACGCTGCAAGGGCCGAGGCCCTGATGTCGGGCGGCGCATCGCTTGTCGTCATCACGCGCGGCAATGATGGCGCCTGCGCCTGGCATCGCAAGACCGGACCGATCGCGGCCGAAGCGCCGGTGGTGAACGTCGTCGATACGATCGGCGCCGGCGACAGCTTTCAGGCCGCGCTGCTCGCCGCGTTGCATCGGTTGGGCCGGATCGCGCGACCGCGGCTGGGCGACGTCTCTGCGGCCGAGCTGACCCGTGCGCTGTCCTTTGCCTGCAAATGCGCCGCCTTCACCTGCACGCGGCCCGGCGCCGATCCGCCGCGGAGCCGGGAATTGCCGGCCGACTATTGGTAG
- a CDS encoding FGGY-family carbohydrate kinase, protein MRQANIGVDVGSTSARAGVFDESGKLLGSARHPIRVWHEPGDIVEHSSDDIWAACVASVRHAMREAAVAAESIKGIGFDATCSLVVLDRAGRPLTVSPSGDPARNVVVWMDHRAMDETEFVNATGDKVLRYVGGAISPEMEIPKILWLKRHLPATYDAAGHFFDLADYLSFRATGSLARSTCTVTCKWTYVAGEGGWSDSFFGRVGLEALAADRFGRIGSEIVPPGSPLGRGLSEDAARDLGLLPGTAVGAALIDAHAGGVGAIGGRDGSGAEVEVCQRLAYIMGTSACIMATTVDPCFVPGVWGPYFEGMVPGFWLNEGGQSAAGAAIDHLLKSHPAHAEVVLAAKREGVDVIEYLERRILARSGNAGAAALLARDVHVLPEFLGNRSPYADPGSRAAIAGLDLDTDVSALERLFIAGLCGLAYGLADVIDALQAHGVNGKTIVIGGGASRSPLVRQIMADTTGYTVALPQTQEPVLLGAAMLGAVASGAYNSINAAMAGMSALGRLSEPTRPELADFHRKKRRVHKMLRELDRDSREAMRRAPGEAPT, encoded by the coding sequence ATGCGGCAAGCCAATATCGGGGTGGACGTCGGAAGCACCAGCGCCCGGGCGGGCGTATTCGACGAGTCGGGGAAGCTTTTGGGTTCGGCCCGGCACCCGATCCGGGTCTGGCACGAGCCCGGCGATATCGTCGAGCACTCGTCCGACGACATCTGGGCGGCCTGCGTCGCCTCGGTGCGCCATGCGATGCGGGAGGCTGCGGTTGCCGCCGAAAGCATCAAAGGCATCGGCTTCGACGCGACCTGTTCGCTCGTCGTGCTCGACAGGGCAGGCCGGCCGCTCACCGTCAGCCCGTCCGGCGATCCCGCGCGCAATGTCGTGGTCTGGATGGATCACCGAGCCATGGACGAAACCGAATTCGTCAACGCGACCGGCGACAAGGTGCTGCGCTATGTCGGCGGCGCCATCTCGCCGGAGATGGAGATCCCGAAGATTCTCTGGCTGAAGCGGCATCTGCCCGCGACCTACGACGCCGCCGGGCACTTCTTCGATCTTGCCGACTATCTGTCGTTCCGCGCCACCGGCTCGCTGGCGCGCTCGACCTGCACCGTCACCTGCAAATGGACCTATGTCGCCGGCGAGGGCGGCTGGAGCGATTCCTTTTTCGGGCGGGTCGGCCTCGAGGCGCTCGCGGCCGACCGCTTTGGGCGGATCGGCAGCGAGATCGTGCCGCCCGGCTCGCCGCTCGGCCGCGGGCTGTCCGAGGATGCCGCGCGCGATCTCGGCCTGCTGCCGGGAACCGCGGTCGGTGCCGCCTTGATCGATGCGCATGCCGGCGGCGTCGGCGCGATCGGCGGCCGCGATGGCTCCGGCGCCGAGGTCGAGGTCTGCCAACGGCTCGCCTACATCATGGGAACGTCGGCGTGCATCATGGCGACGACGGTCGATCCCTGCTTCGTGCCCGGCGTCTGGGGGCCGTATTTCGAAGGCATGGTGCCGGGCTTCTGGCTGAACGAGGGCGGCCAATCGGCGGCGGGCGCTGCGATCGATCACCTGCTCAAGTCGCATCCGGCGCATGCCGAGGTTGTGCTCGCGGCGAAGCGCGAGGGCGTCGACGTCATCGAGTACCTCGAGAGGCGGATCCTGGCGCGCAGCGGCAATGCCGGTGCCGCGGCGTTGCTTGCGCGCGACGTTCACGTCCTGCCGGAATTTCTCGGCAACCGTTCGCCCTATGCCGATCCCGGCTCGCGCGCGGCGATCGCGGGGCTCGATCTCGACACCGACGTGTCAGCGCTGGAGCGCCTGTTCATTGCCGGCCTGTGCGGGCTTGCCTATGGCCTTGCCGACGTCATCGATGCCTTGCAGGCGCATGGCGTCAACGGCAAGACCATCGTGATCGGCGGTGGCGCGAGCCGCAGCCCCCTGGTGCGCCAGATCATGGCCGACACGACCGGCTATACGGTGGCGCTGCCACAGACCCAGGAGCCGGTGCTGCTCGGTGCCGCGATGCTGGGCGCGGTCGCCAGCGGTGCGTACAACTCGATCAATGCGGCGATGGCAGGCATGTCGGCGCTCGGGCGGTTGAGCGAGCCGACCAGGCCGGAGCTCGCCGATTTCCACCGCAAGAAGCGCCGCGTGCACAAAATGCTGCGAGAGCTGGACCGCGACAGCCGCGAGGCGATGAGGCGTGCGCCCGGCGAAGCGCCGACGTAA